A segment of the Arachis hypogaea cultivar Tifrunner chromosome 5, arahy.Tifrunner.gnm2.J5K5, whole genome shotgun sequence genome:
tattttttttgaatagtaGAGAAGCGGCCTAGTCAGTCCTTGTCAGAGAAATAGAAAATAGTacattgttttcttcatgtgaTGCATGAGATACTTCAGCAAAACAGTACTAAATCCAAAATTTCaatggttttattttattttattttatttctaaatttcatTTCTATATTTCCACACTAGTGACCAGTCAAGTTGGGAGTTGAAAATAGCTATCAGTGAAGTCTATAAGTAATGAGTAGAGTCCATTCATTGCTTTGCACAAATAACTACTTTGAATTCATCTAGCAAATATatcttactattttattttatttgaattttatccATGGCGGAGGAAACCAAGATTTTGGTCCTTGGACCAACCGGAGCCATTGGAAGGCACATAGTTTGGGCCAGTGTTAAAGCAGGTCACCCCACTTTTGCTTTGGTCAGGAAGAACGCTGTCGCTATTCCTAAACCTACCCTCATCACCGCCGCTAACCCCGAAAGTAAGGAACAACTTCTTGAGAGCTACCAGAAATCCGGCGTTACCCTGCTCGAGGTATAGAGATCAACTTTATCCTTCAGAGACGTGAGACTTCTAATATTTTTGTAACGTGTTGTCATGTTTCTTGCAGGGTGACATAAATGATCATGCAAGTTTGGTTAAGGCCATCAAGCAAGTTGATGTTGTGATCTGCGCAGCTGGTAGATTACTCATTGAGGATCAGGTGAAGATTATTGCAGCAATCAAGGAAGCTGGAAATGTAAAGGTGCATATACagtttctctaatttttgtttcttaattttttctgtCATGCTTTTTTCAGTTTTTTCTGAATTTGTTGCTCTTGTTTTCAGAAGTTCTTCCCATCAGAATTTGGGCTTGATGTGGACCGCCACGACGCATTAGAACCCGTTAGGGAAGTTTTCGAGGAGAAGGCGAAAATCCGAAGATTAGTTGAGGAGGCAGGAATCCCCTACACTTACCTCTGCTGTCACGCTTTCACGGGTTATTTCATGCGTAACTTGTCACAGCTTGATACCACAGTTCCTCCAAGGGATAAAGTATACATTCAAGGAGATGGAAATGTCAAAGGTAACAAACAATAACAAAGTAACATCCATTAACTAACCTAGTCTAAATAATGTAACTAATTATATGGTTAATTTGGGTTGTCTCAGGTGCTTATATTACCGAGGCAGATGTTGGTACCTATACAGTTAAGGCAGCAGCAGACTCAAGAACTTTGAACAAAGCCTTTCATATAAGGCTCCCTAAAAATTATTTGACTTTCAACGAGGTGGTTTCATTGTGGGAGAAAAAGATTGGCAAGACCCTTGAGAGGATTTACGTTCCTGAGGAAAAAGTTATTGAGCAAATCAAGGGTTAGTAATAATTAACTAGCACTAATATTCAAACTTTGTATGGTAGGATAATAAGATTAACCAATATTGAATATAATTTTGCAGTGTCATCTTTCCCAAATAACTACCTGTTGGCGTTGTACCATTCACAGCAGATAAGAGGTGATGCAGTGTATGAGATTGACCCTGCTAAAGATGTAGAAGCTTATGAACTTTACCCTGATGTGAAATACACCACTGTTGATGAATATTTGAATCAATTTGTCTAAACTATAAAGTCTGAGAATAATGTTTGTCAAACACTAGAGAGTACTCAGAGAAGGCTCAATAAGAGTGGAGGGACTTGGTCTTTCTACTAGCATTGTTGTTCtgcttatttttttttagttcttATCTTGTTCTTCAACATTATGTAACCTTATATCCAACAAATATTTTATAGATAAACAGCAACATGTGTGTTATTTTCAACGTACtctcatttatttatcattctattATGACTCATTGTTTTTTAATCTCATTAGCTGTTGCTGCTTGGTGAAGGAGGGGTCGTCATacatttcagaaattattttaaaattaaacctGGACTTCATTgtcactttattatttttttactatgaGTGTATTTAGTTTAGCGTTAGGACTTGGAGTTTTAAAagcatttttaatttccttgcagaCACGGATTCAGGAATATTGTCATGGGACaatgatatatataatattaaaaaattatataaaaaattatataatgtaaaatgtattacaaaaatataccaatagagaatatattttaaaataaaaaaaatatgtatgtattttttattaacgaagtggtcgatttttcgtatcataaaattcatcgataatagaatctgtcaaatttttcagcaatttttttaatataattaaaagacaattagaaagaaattcatctttaattttgtttctgAATTATTATTTACAACATTCATAGCTGAAAAAGGTCTCTCAGTTATAGTAATTGAAACatagagaattaataccaaaggAATAAAAAAGGACgttcacaagaagaaaaagaatccactttatgaaatttaaaaaattttattttatttaaaaatattagtaataatatcttttcaaatttttttaatattgttacttattttttagatattagaaattattgatatttaagttagattaaatttttatttatattaaactaaatactaaataaaatttttaaaaaattaaatcatatttaataatttattaccgttaatctttttttaaaaaaattgagggACCGAGTACCTGTTTCCTTGAAaactttattttcttatttggctatttttttctccttttaaaaGTAAACATAGTTCTGCAGTCTAACTTACATTTATTAAAAGCTAAAATTTTATGTTAAACTATTAATTGAAGAAATTTATGTCTTATCACCAATTctaccttttattattttttataatattttttaatattttctcctACATATTATTTTTTGCAAAgtttttattatcttttgtttataaaataattatttaaatttatatcattttaataatttttatttaaaaataattttaagtaatataattcaaataatatttaatttattataatctaTTGTGATGTAAAAGTTATTGTTTTTAACCTTATGTTTTCAAGGATCTAATGTTTGcataataagatataaaaaatacatatgtAATTAGTTGTGTTGCGTATTATACacatttaacattttaaatatgACACTCTTTAATATTGGTCTGAtgctttaaaataaatttaaaaataatatatattattatttattaaaataaaaaatattttaaatattttatataattaaaataaaatatttaaaaaatttatattttaatattaataaaatattaaaatattattaaaatttatctaaaaattattttatattttatatatatacatagttatattttattaaactttagAACTCGTATATTAATATGTCGTATTTCGTGTCCATACCAGATTTATGATAACACGATCGGTTTAAGATACTACAGTATTCAATTCAAATATTACATAATAAACGTTGTACTTGTTAGAAAAGTCGACTGGTATGGTTTGGACTCTGGACTTTTTTCCAATGTAAGGTTCCAGATATCGgtgataaaaataaacaaaagatctTACATACCAATCAGCATTTCCCACAAGTCCCAAGAATTTCTTATGCCAATGTTTGAGAAAACCATCAACCATTATGAGGTGATCGAATATAATTGGCAATGGCGTCACGTCACTTGGTAATACAAATCAACAAATTCATTATGCTGTAAGAACTTTATTAGCCTTTAATTTGTTGCCCCGTGTGGGGATTGGGAACTGGGAAAGCACAGCCATATAAATGGCCATCATCACTATCAAATTTCTATCATTTTGGCTGCATTCACCATGGCACAGAAAAGCAAAGTTTTAGTTGTGGGAGGCACTGGATACATCGGAAAATTCATAGTTAATGCAAGCGCAAAAGCCGGTCACCCCACGTTTGTTCTTGTCAGAGAGAACAGCCTCTCTCATCCTCACAAATCCAACCTTATTCAAAGCTTCAAGAGTTCCGG
Coding sequences within it:
- the LOC112800734 gene encoding isoflavone reductase; the encoded protein is MAEETKILVLGPTGAIGRHIVWASVKAGHPTFALVRKNAVAIPKPTLITAANPESKEQLLESYQKSGVTLLEGDINDHASLVKAIKQVDVVICAAGRLLIEDQVKIIAAIKEAGNVKKFFPSEFGLDVDRHDALEPVREVFEEKAKIRRLVEEAGIPYTYLCCHAFTGYFMRNLSQLDTTVPPRDKVYIQGDGNVKGAYITEADVGTYTVKAAADSRTLNKAFHIRLPKNYLTFNEVVSLWEKKIGKTLERIYVPEEKVIEQIKVSSFPNNYLLALYHSQQIRGDAVYEIDPAKDVEAYELYPDVKYTTVDEYLNQFV